From Vitis vinifera cultivar Pinot Noir 40024 chromosome 14, ASM3070453v1, a single genomic window includes:
- the LOC100244279 gene encoding bZIP transcription factor 53, protein MGGPRQTISSASEEDPQYAMMDEKKRRRMLSNRESARRSRMKKQKLSEDLISEVSRLQNLNKEIKQTIDATTQGYQNFVSENNVLVAQKMELVDRLNSLNFILQNVQDVYGVPLDIPEIPDPLLKPWSLPCPLQLIPASSDMLQF, encoded by the coding sequence atGGGTGGCCCAAGGCAAACTATTAGCTCTGCATCTGAAGAAGATCCTCAGTATGCGATGATGGAtgagaagaaaaggagaaggaTGCTGTCGAATCGGGAATCGGCCAGGCGATCTAGAATGAAGAAGCAGAAGCTTTCAGAGGATTTGATCAGTGAAGTGAGCAGACTGCAGAATTTGAACAAGGAGATAAAGCAAACAATTGATGCCACTACTCAAGGATATCAAAACTTTGTGTCTGAGAATAATGTTTTGGTGGCTCAAAAGATGGAGCTGGTGGATCGGCTGAATTCTCTGAATTTTATACTTCAAAATGTGCAAGATGTTTATGGTGTGCCCCTGGACATTCCTGAGATCCCAGATCCTTTGCTGAAACCATGGAGCCTTCCTTGCCCATTGCAACTTATCCCAGCTTCTTCAGACATGTTGCAGTTCTGA